Proteins co-encoded in one Nicotiana sylvestris chromosome 7, ASM39365v2, whole genome shotgun sequence genomic window:
- the LOC104223635 gene encoding uncharacterized protein: MKGSAKAISSPGRTEKFPPPLMRFLRSNVGSRSRGRSRASPMFMRKNKSNVTVIEPTQEPSSPKVTCIGQVRVRRSSKSAGGGHRTGTRTRRSNSAKKQRKKTCWWKIHKTLFCNNSQGKCYKLHKPKSLISVLKKCLCCFRFWCWRKRVETVNSSTQRVQSRVSTSTTESCSTIENVTNTAKIGSSFVTENKEGFVGSNSSSSSSPPKNALLLTRCRSAPYRSSSLASRFWGSPINSSEETEDNTEIEILKLKTQEMEEKPVLENPISPNGENGDLELRKSHGSEEMESSNGESSREEEAEEKNGGVYVHPLLLTRCKSEPAKRGERLNPDSVLCMQRRSTDPDSQT, encoded by the coding sequence ATGAAGGGTTCAGCAAAAGCAATTTCAAGTCCAGGTAGAACAGAGAAATTTCCACCGCCATTAATGAGATTTCTAAGAAGCAACGTGGGAAGTAGAAGCAGAGGAAGGTCACGTGCCAGTCCTATGTTCATGCGCAAAAACAAGAGCAATGTTACCGTTATTGAACCAACTCAAGAACCATCTTCCCCTAAAGTCACGTGCATAGGCCAAGTTCGTGTTCGCCGCTCCTCTAAGTCTGCCGGCGGCGGACATAGAACAGGAACACGAACACGTCGGTCGAACTCCGCCAAAAAACAACGAAAAAAAACATGTTGGTGGAAGATTCACAAGACTCTATTTTGCAACAATAGTCAAGGAAAATGTTACAAATTACACAAACCCAAGTCGTTAATTTCAGTTTTGAAAAAGTGTTTGTGCTGTTTTCGATTTTGGTGTTGGAGAAAAAGAGTCGAAACTGTAAATTCTTCAACTCAAAGAGTACAAAGCCGAGTTAGTACCAGCACTACTGAAAGCTGTAGTACTATTGAAAATGTTACAAATACTGCCAAAATTGGAAGTTCTTTTGTAACGGAAAATAAAGAAGGATTTGTGGGTtctaattcttcttcttcttcttcaccaccCAAAAATGCATTACTTTTAACTCGGTGTAGATCAGCACCATACCGATCTTCATCTTTAGCAAGTAGATTTTGGGGTTCTCCAATAAACTCATCAGAAGAAACTGAGGATAATACCGAAATCGAAATACTAAAATTAAAGACTcaagaaatggaagaaaaaccAGTTCTTGAAAACCCCATTTCGCCAAATGGCGAAAATGGGGATTTGGAGTTGAGAAAAAGCCATGGAAGTGAAGAAATGGAGAGCTCTAATGGTGAAAGTAGCagagaagaagaagctgaagaaAAAAATGGAGGAGTTTATGTTCATCCTTTATTGCTAACAAGGTGTAAATCAGAACCAGCAAAAAGAGGTGAAAGGCTGAACCCAGATTCAGTTTTGTGTATGCAAAGAAGGTCTACTGATCCTGATTCTCAAACAtga